The Scyliorhinus canicula chromosome 17, sScyCan1.1, whole genome shotgun sequence DNA window GCAAACTCAGATAAATAACTTGTCGGTCCCTCGTTTGCACCAAAGGAGCCTGCTTCTTTATTCAAGGCCCTGGTTAATAACCGCCATTTTTGCAGCTGGCAATTTGAAATTGTCAGGGCCGAGGTGGCCATATTTGTGGAGGGCATTTGCAGGACGGTGCATGCGCGGTCGCCATGTTTATTAGGGGCCGTGTTCTTCAATCTTTTCATGAGCAGAATGGGAAGAACTTGTCTATCAACCTGCTTCGCACTTTGAGTTACAAAATCATATTGTTGAGGCAGAACAATGATATATGTCCGAGTCAGTGACTATACTTTGTATATATTATGCCTTTAACATGACAAAGCTTTCAAAATATTttcacagaaatgtaacatttgaCACTTAAACACATAAAGAGATATGAGGGCAGGTGAGCAAAAGCTTGATTAAAGGGTGGCGTTAGGGAgactcttaaaggaggaaagtttgAGGAGATGTTTGAGGGGGAATTTCCGACGCTTGTGACCCAGACAGATGAAAGAACGATcatcaatggtggagcgattaaaatcaggaatgttcAAGAGGCTGGAATTAGATGAGTGTAGAGATCTGGGAGGGTGTGTCTGGcggaaattacagagatagggatggtcacaaacatggaaaaaaaatcaaggatgagaattttaaaattatggtTCTTCTCAAAAGGAAGTGAATGTAATTGAGTAcagaggtgatgggtgaacaaGACTTGGTGCGAGTAAACACAGTATTTTGGATGCCCTCAAGATTACAGGGAGGTTGAATGGGGGAGGATGGCATGCAGTGCATTGGGATAGTTAGAGGTAACAAGAATGAATGAGAGTTAGGGCAGCAGTTGAGCTGAGACTAGGAGTGGAGAGTCAGGCAGTGTTACTGAGGTGGAAATGGGTAGATTGCtttgaaaaaagttttaaaatgttttgtaTCAAAAATTACAAAACAGAACCAACACGTGTCAAACATTACAAACAGTAACAGGAACCCCAGTAGCAGAAATACAACCGAAACTGCCCACCTTCCAACcactaacagctaacagtgaccaattccttATATGAAAGGCCGCTGTCTGTGGTAGAACCCTTTGGCTGACCAACTTATGGCAAACCTGACCTTTTgaggtgcaaaaactccatcCTGTCATCGAGCCACTCTGAGGCACTAGGTGACGTTGCTATTCTTCAGCTCAACAGGATTTGTCTCCAAGCAATCAACAAGGTAAATGCCAGGGCATCCACCCCTGCACCCATCCTCAACTCTGGCTGGTTTGACACCCCAAATACAGCTGCTAACGGACAGGGCTCTAAATCCACATTTAGGATTGCCGATATGGTGCTGAAGAAAGACAGCAAAAACTCACCAatctgggacaggaccagaacacgtGTATGTGGTTTGCAGGCCCTTGCGAACACTGCTCACATCTATATTCAACTCCCACCAAATATCGACTCATTCTGACCATGGTGAGGTGAGCCCTAAACACTACCAGGAGCTAGAtcaacctcaacctcacacaGTATGACATAGCATTCACCCTGAGGAAGGCCTaactccacacctcctcctccaaaatgggtcccagcttctccacccaCCTGACCTTCACCCCTTCTACTGAGACCTGCTCCTCCCCCAAGTTCATATATTCCGTATGTGCTGCCTTCTTCTGACCCCGCGCAGGAGAGAAACCTCTCCAGTAAAGTGGACAGCAGCACTACCGGGCATGTCCGGCGTACAAAATCCGCACCTGGATATAGCTGAATGTATCCGAACCCTGAGTTCTGCTTTCTCTTTCAACTTCTCAGAGCTAATAAACCGCCCTCCAAAAGCAAATCCCTTATCCTCTCCagcgccccccaccaccaccaatttTGCTGTTCAAACCACAttctgcaccccacccccacctgcctATCCCTCTGTAAGACCCCTCTCCGAATCTGAGGAGTTTTCCCCGCCCATATGAAATCTGCTGAGTCATTCCAGTCCCGAAGAAAGACTTGGGTAGAACAACCAggagacattgaaataaaaacaagaatgcGGCAAAATATTCATCTAAATGGATTGAACCTGGCCCACCAGCGACAGTGGGAGGCTGTCCCACTTTCGTGGGCCCACCCTGACCCTACTCGCCAGGCTGGTGTAGTTCAATTTGCAAAGCCATGCCCAATCCCATGTAGGTGAGAACTACATTCAGTAGCTGCCTCATGTTAGCGGACAATTTTCTGCCCTTCATAAAGCCCGTTTGATTCTCCCCCACTACCTTGGGAGACAGGACTCCAACCTCAAAGCTAAAACCTGAGCCAAAAGCTTCACATTTACATTGAGCATGTAAATTGGgtggtacgacccacactgcgaGGTGGGATATGGACATCTAGCCCAATGTGTCGGGGAGAGAAGCCTGCGCCAGTGAGTTGTTAAACACTCCAACACCAACGGGGCCAACTGATTCATGGACTTTTTATAAAATTTCACTGGGAACCTGTCTGGcctgcgccttccccgtctgcagcTTTCTTAAAGCTGTTcgaacctcccccagccccagcagCACTGCCAACTCCTCCCGCAATTCCTCCCCCACCTGGGAGAACTCTAAGAATTCTGCAATCCTCTGCTTGTCTTCTGGCAGCTCCGACTTATAGAACTCCTCGTAGAAGGTCCGAAATGCCCCATTCACCTTTTCTGGGGCAGACCAATCTACCCCCAGCTCACTCACCTGCACAATCTCCCTAGAAGCCTCCTGTCATCGTAACTGATGGGCAAAAAGGCAGCTCGCCTTCTTCCCAAATTCAGACACCACTCCCTTCAAACACCACAGCTGGCATGTAGCCCTGCCCGTGGGACAGCAGGTTGAACTGCATTTTCAGTTTCTTCCTGCATGCCTAGAACTCTGGCATTGGGTGGGTCGGTAGCATACCCCCAGTCCATGCCTAGAATTCCAACCAGTAGCTTTTGTCGCTCCTTCCTGACCTCCCTACCTATGTATGCCTTATACGAGATGCTCACCCCCCAATCACTAACACCTCCCCACAGAGAAGAGGGTGAGACAGTCCCATTCTCATTCAATTCCATGTactccgggcagcatggtggcgcagtgggtagccctgatgcctcaaggcgccgaggtcccaggttcgatcccggctctgagccactgtctgtgtggagtttgcacattctccccgtgtttgcgtgggtttcgaccccacaacccaaagatgtgcagggtaggcggattgaccaagctaaattgccccttaataggaaaaaaaaatgaattgggtactctaaatttctcctTTTAAAACAACTCCATGTActccaacagcacccccccccccccccccccccccccggccacgggTCCAAACCTGTCTCCTCCATGAAAGCGACTAACACTCTCGCCATCCCAGCGATCTCGGTGTGGAGCGATCCAACTTTGAATCCAACGCGCAATTAAAATCCTGCCCCCTAGAATCAATCGGTGTGTGTCTAACTCTGCTATTGCGGCCAGCAGCTATCTCATAAACTTGACATCATCCAAAATCGGGGTGCACACATTCACTAACATCACAGCCTTTCTGCAACCCAGTCTGGTCCTGCACCTGATCTAGCCCTGCACCTGGTCTGGTCAGGTGAGTTTCTTGTAGGAACACCACATCAGCCCCCAAACCCTTTAAGTGGGTAAAAACTCTTGCTCTTTtcacagcctccccccaccccctgaggcAACTCTGCTTCCAACAAGGCAAACCACCCCATATGCTGCGTCAAGGTTTCCTTCATACCCTTCACTCACCTTGCGCTTTCACCACATTTCAAGTTCTTTACAAGCTGTTCGCAAATCGGGCTCAAAACCTCCTCAACAGTGGCTTTAAATGACTTATTTATCCCCATCTCCTTGCCCTGCCGCTCGAACTGCCTGTCTATCTGCTTACCAAATTTTTCCAGCTCCCCTGCCATCACCACAGCCAGTGTGTCCAATTGAATGGGCGCAGCAGCCATTTTCCCTCCTTCAGGTTCTTTCGATGGGCTACCCCCCTAAGTTTTCTTCACATTGGGCTCCTTCGTCGACATTTTCAACTTGCCTCCCTCAGGAAaaagctttcttttttaaaaaattactttatcagagttacaaagccagggctcagagtgtggacagggacaAACCCCTAAtatagctccttgcctgctccagaaaccaattcaaattcaagttGAATCctattcatggtccccacaagagagacataccagatctgagccaaaaggcagagcagatactacacttgatcttagccaaacgGCCGAGAAGCGATAGGAAAAAGATTTCTAAATCAACAAACTGGGTTTAGGCATTCAAATCCCCTGAAAAAATAACAGATAAAAGGGAGCAAAAACAAAGATCCTGCCGGCAGCCAGCTTTCGTGCATCTTCCTTTAACATGACATCAATGGACGTCAGGCAGTCCTGTCGATGATGCGGATGTGTGGTTGGATGCTCACCTTGGGGTCAAAGTTGTGAACAGTGTATTTCAGTCTCAGACAGTTGTCTAGGAGTGGGATGGAGTCAGTCGAGGAAGTGGAGTTTGTAGCATGGACcgaagacaatggcttcagtcatCCCAATATCTAAATAGAGGAAAAATCTGCTTCTTCTTGAACTCAGACAGGCCAAGACAGCATGTGACTCGGAGGGGTgcttggaggtgatggtgtccaCTTACACCTACTACTCTGGTGGAGGTTGGGACGTCAAAGATTCTGCCAAAGATTTGATTGCATTGTCAATTTAGGAAATTTTTTTCCTTCACCCCTGTCTCTATGATTTCTTACTGTGGTATATCTCTGTCTATATTTTATCTCTCTTGTTTTATCTCTCTCTCCTGTGACGGAGGCCACAGTTCTCATGTCGGCCCAGAGGGCCTGACAAGTTTCCGAGTTTttttgacaatccagcagtttccaTGGTCACTTATCCGATTCCCATTCCCACAAATTACcacattcattcagctcaatttcacaacctaaCTTTGaaggttctctctcactcccttttttcTGTTTCACAGGGGATTAGAAAGGAAGGATTTGCAGTTGGAAAAATTGAAACCAAACATCATGTCTGGGTCTGGCAGAGTCACCTAAATGTATTGTAATCTGTATATCAtttgattttgaacatggaaggaagaaTCACCGTTCACAACaaggagaaaccgtacacgtgttctgtatGTGGACAAGGATTCGGCCAATCATTTGACCTGCTGAAACAtaaacgcagtcacactggagagaaaccatggaaatgtgaggattgtgggaagggattcagttaccctTCCCGGCTGGAatctcatcgacgcagtcacactggggagagaccattcagctgttcagtgtgtgggaagggattcactcattcatcccatctactgagacaccagcgagttcacaccgacgagaaacattttaaatgcccagactgtgggaagtgctataaagGTTCCGGGGAtctgatgtcccatcaacgtgttcacactgatgagagaccattcaggtgcacgcagtgtgggactgggttcaggcaaTCGTCTCATCTCActgcacatcagcgagttcacacaggggagagaccgttcacctgctcccagtgtgggaagggatttagtcagtcatcccacctgctgacacaccagcgagttcacagtgacaagagaccttttaaatgcccagactgtgggaagtgttaTAAAAGTTCGGGGGAACTGATGTCtcatcaacgagttcacactgacgagagaccgttcagatgctcacactgtgggactgggttcaagaCATCATCTGACCTCGctgtacaccagcgagttcacactggggtgagaccattcatctgctccaatTGTGGGCAGGGATTCACTCAATCTTCCAACCTGCTGTCACACCAG harbors:
- the LOC119951451 gene encoding zinc finger protein 391-like, giving the protein PFRCTQCGTGFRQSSHLTAHQRVHTGERPFTCSQCGKGFSQSSHLLTHQRVHSDKRPFKCPDCGKCYKSSGELMSHQRVHTDERPFRCSHCGTGFKTSSDLAVHQRVHTGVRPFICSNCGQGFTQSSNLLSHQRVHTDERPFKCPDCEKSYKRSSELKSHQHVHTDERPFRCSHCGAGFGRSSQLTAHQRTHTGERPFICSQCEKGFTQSSHLLRHQQVHK